From the Bacteroidia bacterium genome, the window CTTGGCAAATTAAAAGTTCGTTTTTCTTATACCTTAGCGCAGTTTTCTGGGGAATAGCTTTATATATCAGACCTATAGCGCAGTATGGTTTATACCTGACTGTATTTTTTGTACTTTACGGAACTTACAAAAGGCTTTTTTCTTGGAAGAACTTAGTTTTATACACTCTGATTATATTAGCCCTACCTGGTATTTGGGCGTTACGAAACTTTATACATACAGGGCATTTCGTTTTTACAGCACAAAAAGGTTGGCAAATGTTATTTTTTTACTGTGCTTCGGTAGAGCAGCATATTACAGGACAGGGATTTGAAGAAACTCAAATTCAGTTCTTTAATCGCTATCCTACTGAATATATGAAAAAACATGGCATAATCGTAACTGATACCACAAACTTACTTACACTCACCAATGCTCTTACCTTTGAAGATGATATCTATTTTCAGCAGGAAGCTAAAAAGTATTTTGAGCATCACTATCGAGACTTTTTATTTTCATTTTTCAAAGGTGGAATGTACATGCTTTTAGGCGTGGGCAACTGGACATGGGAGAGCTACCTAGGCACACTGCAAAAAAGAGGTATAAAACAAGTTTTTGATGAAACTAACTTGATTAAACAGATAAAGCATCAATTTTATAGAGAGAGTATATTGCAAACTCTTTTTCGTATATTTCATTTTGCTTTTTTAATAAGCGTATATGCTTTATTTATTAGAAATGTTGTTCTCAACAGAAAAAATGTTTTAATTTACTTTTTACTTATTTTAATTTTATACATGATGATATTAGTAGCCATCGTCATGGAAAACCGATACCGTATTCCGATTATAGCAATGATGCTGCCACTTACGTTTTATGATAAAAATCCAAAAACAAAAAATCTAATGTGAATAATAAATAACGTAGCAAATTATTTAGAATAGTTACAAATACCCGTCTGTCAACTTTTTGTCAAAAAATATGCAGCTTTTGGAAGTTGTTCACTTATGTAGTGGAGAAAAGAAATCTTGATTGAGAATTTTTTAATTCTTAATAACTTTCTTCTTGAAAATTTTGTATTTTTTGCGTTACCTGTTCCCATTTTGTTATTTAGGTTTGCTTGATGCTTTTACTAGTACACAAATACTTACCTCTGTGTTTTATTCTTATAGGGGGGATACTTCGCTTGTTATACGTTTTGCACTATCCTCTAC encodes:
- a CDS encoding glycosyltransferase family 39 protein, translated to MLLPKGKTVSAKRLWLITGIAIFIRILFFVIVTDSQPQGLGNEVNDGTHYLKLAQSILSHYSYAIQYPTGEIKDFFRPPGYPIFIALTLLIDTSLQLLVYLQIVISGLTVFIVGYIAQNVFKCKNYLLPAIFYAIEPNNIAYCTYVSSETLFVFIWMLALGLFFKAWQIKSSFFLYLSAVFWGIALYIRPIAQYGLYLTVFFVLYGTYKRLFSWKNLVLYTLIILALPGIWALRNFIHTGHFVFTAQKGWQMLFFYCASVEQHITGQGFEETQIQFFNRYPTEYMKKHGIIVTDTTNLLTLTNALTFEDDIYFQQEAKKYFEHHYRDFLFSFFKGGMYMLLGVGNWTWESYLGTLQKRGIKQVFDETNLIKQIKHQFYRESILQTLFRIFHFAFLISVYALFIRNVVLNRKNVLIYFLLILILYMMILVAIVMENRYRIPIIAMMLPLTFYDKNPKTKNLM